Proteins encoded by one window of Blautia argi:
- the argS gene encoding arginine--tRNA ligase, whose translation MKRIIEQIEAELKKAFTEAGYDEKFAKATVSNRPDLCEYQCNGAMAAAKTYKKAPIMIANDVVERLQDSEVFEAIEAVNPGFINIKIKKEYLAGYLNEMLADDKLSVEEAKEPKTIVIDYGGPNVAKPLHVGHLRSAIIGESIKRMGRFLGHKVIGDVHLGDWGLQMGLIITELSKRQPDLVYFDENYEGEYPKEAPFTVSELEEIYPTASGKSKEDEAYKSEALEATLQLQQGRRGYRALWQHIMEVSVADLKKNYAKLKVDFDLWKGEADADAYIPDMVQYLKDNGYAYVDQGALVVDVKEETDTKEIPPCMILKSDGASLYNTTDLATIVQRMEDFHPDEIIYVVDKRQELHFVQVFRCAKKAKMVDQGTKLSFVGFGTMNGKDGKPFKTREGGVMRLERLIAEINEEMYKKIVENRSVKDENAEHTAQLVGLSAIKYGDLSNQASKDYIFDIDRFTSFEGNTGPYILYTIVRIKSILSRYAEEGKNPEEGSIHGAVSESEKALMLELSRFNSIIEPAFEEKAPHRICSYIYDLANAFNSFYHNTRILAEEDNEKQKSWIRLLMLTEKVLETCIDLLGFDAPERM comes from the coding sequence ATGAAGAGAATCATTGAACAGATAGAAGCGGAATTAAAAAAGGCTTTTACAGAAGCCGGATATGATGAAAAATTTGCAAAGGCAACAGTTTCTAATCGTCCCGACCTTTGCGAATATCAGTGCAATGGTGCTATGGCAGCAGCGAAAACCTATAAAAAAGCCCCGATTATGATTGCTAATGATGTGGTGGAAAGGCTGCAGGACAGTGAGGTATTTGAAGCCATAGAAGCAGTGAATCCGGGCTTTATTAACATCAAAATAAAGAAAGAATATCTGGCAGGATACTTAAATGAAATGCTGGCAGATGACAAGCTGTCTGTAGAGGAAGCCAAAGAACCGAAAACCATTGTGATTGATTACGGCGGACCAAACGTTGCAAAGCCTCTTCATGTGGGACATCTGCGTTCTGCCATTATCGGAGAAAGCATTAAGAGAATGGGGCGTTTCCTGGGACATAAGGTAATCGGTGATGTACATCTGGGGGACTGGGGTCTGCAGATGGGACTGATTATTACAGAGCTTTCCAAAAGACAGCCGGATCTGGTATATTTTGATGAGAACTACGAAGGGGAATATCCAAAAGAAGCACCCTTCACAGTGAGCGAACTGGAAGAGATTTATCCTACAGCCAGCGGAAAGTCAAAAGAAGACGAGGCTTATAAAAGCGAAGCCCTGGAGGCAACCTTGCAGCTACAGCAAGGAAGACGGGGATATCGGGCATTGTGGCAGCATATTATGGAAGTATCTGTTGCAGATTTGAAGAAAAACTATGCAAAATTAAAAGTGGATTTTGACCTGTGGAAGGGAGAAGCAGACGCAGATGCTTATATCCCGGACATGGTGCAGTATTTAAAAGACAACGGTTATGCGTATGTGGATCAGGGCGCACTGGTGGTAGACGTAAAAGAAGAAACCGATACAAAAGAGATTCCGCCCTGTATGATTTTGAAATCAGACGGCGCTTCTCTGTATAATACCACGGATTTGGCTACCATTGTACAGCGTATGGAGGATTTCCACCCGGACGAAATTATCTATGTGGTAGATAAACGTCAGGAGCTTCATTTTGTTCAGGTATTCCGTTGTGCAAAGAAGGCAAAAATGGTGGACCAGGGTACAAAGCTTTCCTTTGTAGGATTTGGTACTATGAACGGAAAAGACGGAAAGCCTTTTAAGACAAGGGAAGGCGGTGTTATGCGTCTGGAACGTCTGATTGCGGAAATCAATGAAGAAATGTATAAAAAAATCGTAGAAAACCGCAGCGTCAAAGATGAAAATGCAGAGCATACAGCGCAGTTAGTAGGCTTGTCTGCAATCAAATACGGAGATTTGTCCAACCAGGCGTCAAAGGATTATATCTTTGATATTGACCGCTTTACTTCTTTTGAGGGAAATACAGGTCCTTATATTCTGTATACCATTGTGCGTATTAAATCTATTCTAAGCCGCTATGCAGAAGAGGGAAAAAATCCGGAGGAAGGAAGTATCCACGGTGCAGTAAGTGAAAGTGAGAAAGCGCTGATGCTGGAACTCTCCAGATTTAATTCTATTATTGAGCCTGCTTTCGAGGAAAAAGCGCCTCACAGAATCTGCTCTTATATTTATGATTTGGCAAACGCATTTAACAGTTTTTACCACAATACCAGAATTTTGGCAGAAGAGGATAACGAGAAACAGAAATCCTGGATTCGTCTGCTGATGCTTACAGAAAAGGTTCTGGAAACCTGCATTGATTTGCTGGGCTTTGATGCACCGGAGAGAATGTAA
- the pckA gene encoding phosphoenolpyruvate carboxykinase (ATP), whose translation MAELNLSKYGITGTTEIVHNPSYELLFAEETKPELEGFEKGQESELGAVNVMTGVYTGRSPKDKFIVMDENSKDTVWWTSDEYKNDNHPATQEAWDTVKDIAIKELSNKKLYVVDAFCGANKDTRMAIRFIVEVAWQAHFVKNMFIQPTAEELENFEPDFVVYNASKAKVENYKELGLNSETAVMFNITSREQVIVNTWYGGEMKKGMFSMMNYYLPLKGIASMHCSANTDLNGENTAIFFGLSGTGKTTLSTDPKRLLIGDDEHGWDDNGVFNFEGGCYAKVIDLDKESEPDIYNAIKRDALLENVTLDAEGKIDFTDKSVTENTRVSYPINHIENIVRPVSSAPAAKEVIFLSADAFGVLPPVSILTPEQTQYYFLSGFTAKLAGTERGITEPTPTFSACFGQAFLELHPTKYAEELVKKMEKSGAKAYLVNTGWNGTGKRISIKDTRGIIDAILNGDILNAPTKKIPHFNFEVPTELPGVDSKILDPRDTYADASEWEVKAKDLAQRFVKNFAKYEGNEAGKALVSAGPQE comes from the coding sequence ATGGCAGAATTGAATTTAAGCAAGTACGGCATCACAGGAACAACTGAAATTGTTCACAATCCTTCTTATGAATTATTATTCGCTGAAGAAACAAAACCGGAACTGGAAGGCTTTGAAAAAGGTCAGGAAAGTGAACTTGGTGCAGTGAACGTTATGACAGGTGTTTACACAGGACGTTCTCCTAAAGACAAATTCATCGTTATGGACGAAAATTCCAAAGATACTGTATGGTGGACTTCTGACGAATACAAAAACGACAACCACCCGGCTACACAGGAAGCATGGGATACAGTAAAAGACATTGCTATCAAAGAACTTTCCAATAAAAAATTATACGTTGTAGATGCTTTCTGCGGCGCAAACAAGGATACTCGTATGGCTATCCGTTTCATCGTAGAGGTAGCTTGGCAGGCTCACTTTGTTAAAAACATGTTTATTCAGCCTACAGCAGAAGAATTGGAAAACTTTGAGCCGGATTTCGTTGTATACAACGCTTCCAAAGCAAAAGTAGAAAACTACAAAGAGTTAGGTTTAAACTCTGAAACAGCTGTTATGTTCAACATCACAAGCCGCGAGCAGGTTATCGTAAACACATGGTACGGCGGAGAAATGAAAAAAGGTATGTTCTCCATGATGAACTACTACCTTCCATTAAAAGGTATTGCTTCCATGCACTGCTCTGCAAACACAGACTTAAACGGTGAAAACACAGCAATCTTCTTCGGTCTTTCCGGAACAGGTAAAACAACACTTTCCACAGACCCGAAACGTCTTCTGATTGGTGATGACGAACACGGCTGGGACGACAACGGTGTCTTCAACTTTGAAGGCGGTTGCTACGCAAAAGTTATTGACCTGGATAAAGAGTCTGAACCAGACATTTACAACGCAATCAAACGTGACGCTCTTCTTGAAAACGTTACTCTTGATGCAGAAGGAAAAATCGACTTTACAGATAAGAGCGTAACAGAAAATACTCGTGTTTCTTATCCGATTAACCATATTGAAAACATTGTTCGCCCTGTATCTTCTGCACCGGCAGCAAAAGAAGTTATCTTCCTGTCCGCAGATGCTTTCGGCGTACTGCCTCCAGTATCTATCCTGACACCGGAACAGACTCAGTACTACTTCCTGTCTGGATTTACAGCAAAATTAGCTGGTACAGAACGTGGAATTACAGAGCCTACACCAACTTTCTCCGCTTGCTTCGGACAGGCATTCTTAGAGCTGCACCCAACAAAATATGCAGAAGAGCTTGTTAAGAAAATGGAAAAGAGCGGTGCGAAAGCATACCTGGTAAACACAGGCTGGAACGGAACAGGAAAACGTATCTCCATCAAGGATACCCGCGGTATCATCGACGCTATCTTAAACGGAGATATCTTAAACGCTCCTACTAAGAAGATTCCTCACTTCAACTTTGAAGTACCTACAGAACTTCCGGGCGTAGATTCCAAGATTCTTGACCCACGCGACACTTACGCTGATGCTTCTGAATGGGAAGTCAAAGCAAAAGACCTGGCTCAGAGATTCGTTAAGAACTTCGCTAAATACGAAGGAAACGAAGCTGGTAAAGCATTAGTTTCTGCTGGTCCTCAGGAATAA
- a CDS encoding ABC transporter permease, protein MIENIRLSFQGIWAHKMRSFLTMLGIIIGIASLISIVSTIKGTNEQIKKNLIGEGDNVVDIYLSDNGSEYQIEYQGIPQGVPVISGEQKEKLLDLEEVEHATLYQARQYASGIYYKDKSINGGKVLGIDRDYLDTCGYQVVRGRGFSHKDYENYRKVILLDEIAAGSLFEKGEEIGKTVEIMGEPFTVAGIIKKIEEFEPVINSIEEYNTYYSSNGGLVLMPTTTWPIVYQYDEPQMVSVKATSPETMSAAGKKGAKILNESITSPTGTIQYEAKDMMEKAKGLQQISESTNRQLLWIASISLLVGGIGVMNIMLVSVTERTGEIGLKKAIGANKRRILGQFLTEASVLTSIGGILGVFAGIVLAAGIAKVSGTPMVISIPAAVGAVIFSTVIGIVFGLLPSIKAANLSPIEALRRM, encoded by the coding sequence ATGATTGAAAATATAAGATTGTCTTTTCAGGGCATTTGGGCACATAAAATGCGTTCCTTTTTGACTATGTTGGGAATTATTATCGGCATTGCCTCCCTGATATCCATTGTGTCTACAATTAAGGGAACAAACGAACAGATTAAGAAAAATCTGATTGGTGAAGGGGATAATGTAGTAGACATTTATCTGAGTGACAATGGAAGCGAATACCAAATTGAGTACCAGGGAATCCCCCAGGGCGTACCGGTGATTTCCGGGGAACAGAAAGAAAAACTTCTGGATCTGGAAGAAGTGGAACATGCAACACTTTATCAGGCAAGACAGTATGCCAGCGGAATCTATTATAAGGATAAAAGCATCAATGGCGGAAAGGTGTTGGGAATTGACAGGGATTATCTGGATACCTGCGGATATCAGGTGGTTCGAGGCAGAGGATTTTCCCATAAGGACTATGAAAATTACAGAAAGGTGATTCTCCTGGACGAAATAGCGGCAGGCAGTCTTTTTGAAAAAGGGGAAGAAATCGGAAAGACGGTGGAGATTATGGGCGAACCCTTTACTGTAGCCGGAATCATTAAAAAAATCGAAGAATTTGAGCCTGTGATTAACAGCATCGAAGAATATAACACTTATTACAGCAGCAATGGAGGACTGGTGCTTATGCCAACTACTACCTGGCCCATTGTTTATCAGTATGATGAACCTCAGATGGTATCAGTAAAAGCTACCTCCCCGGAAACCATGAGCGCAGCAGGGAAAAAGGGCGCCAAGATTTTGAACGAGTCGATTACCTCTCCTACGGGAACCATTCAATATGAAGCAAAAGATATGATGGAAAAGGCAAAGGGACTGCAGCAGATTAGTGAAAGCACCAACCGCCAACTCCTCTGGATTGCCAGTATTTCTCTTTTGGTAGGCGGAATCGGCGTTATGAATATTATGCTGGTTTCTGTAACAGAGCGAACCGGGGAGATTGGGCTGAAAAAAGCCATTGGTGCCAATAAGCGGAGAATTTTGGGTCAGTTTCTCACAGAAGCTTCCGTGCTTACCAGTATTGGCGGTATTTTAGGTGTCTTTGCCGGCATTGTTTTGGCAGCAGGTATCGCAAAGGTATCCGGTACACCTATGGTGATCAGTATACCGGCGGCTGTAGGCGCTGTGATTTTTTCAACGGTTATCGGAATTGTATTCGGGCTGCTTCCCTCCATTAAGGCGGCAAATCTAAGTCCGATTGAAGCCTTAAGGAGAATGTAA
- a CDS encoding DegV family protein, translated as MEKRKVGIVTDSNSGITQKQAEELGITVLAMPFYIDEQLYFEDITLTQEEFYKQLERDAAISTSQPSPAEVMETWEKLLESYEELVHIPMSSGLSNSCQTAFVLAKEFGGKVQVVDNQRISVTQRQSVLDALELVKAGRNAGEIKEILEQESGESSIYITLETLKYLKKGGRITPAAAALGTVLNLKPVLQIQGDKLDAFSKARGKKQAKRTMIQAIRKDLEGRFKEQTEKGLMCLEAAYAGNPEEAEEWKAELESQFPGMPVHMDPLSLSVACHIGQGALAVAVSKKVEVE; from the coding sequence ATGGAAAAAAGAAAAGTCGGAATTGTGACAGACAGCAACAGCGGTATCACCCAGAAGCAGGCAGAAGAGCTGGGGATTACTGTTCTTGCAATGCCGTTTTATATTGACGAACAATTATATTTTGAAGATATTACTCTGACTCAGGAGGAATTTTACAAACAACTGGAAAGGGACGCGGCAATTTCTACATCTCAGCCATCGCCGGCAGAGGTTATGGAAACATGGGAAAAGCTGCTGGAGAGCTATGAGGAGCTGGTACACATTCCCATGTCCAGCGGACTGAGCAATTCCTGCCAGACAGCCTTTGTGTTGGCAAAGGAATTTGGAGGAAAGGTGCAGGTAGTAGATAATCAGAGAATCTCCGTAACCCAAAGGCAGTCCGTGCTGGACGCTCTGGAACTGGTAAAAGCAGGAAGAAACGCCGGGGAAATAAAGGAAATTCTGGAACAGGAATCCGGGGAATCCAGCATTTATATTACTCTGGAAACCCTGAAATATTTGAAAAAGGGCGGAAGAATCACACCTGCGGCGGCAGCTCTTGGGACTGTGCTGAATTTAAAGCCTGTTCTGCAAATTCAGGGAGATAAATTGGACGCATTCTCTAAGGCAAGAGGGAAAAAGCAGGCAAAGCGAACCATGATTCAGGCAATTCGGAAGGACTTGGAGGGCAGATTTAAAGAGCAGACAGAAAAGGGTCTGATGTGTCTGGAAGCTGCTTATGCAGGAAATCCGGAGGAAGCAGAAGAGTGGAAGGCAGAACTGGAGAGCCAGTTTCCGGGTATGCCGGTACACATGGATCCCCTGTCTTTAAGCGTTGCCTGTCATATTGGACAGGGCGCTCTTGCAGTGGCAGTTTCAAAAAAAGTGGAAGTGGAGTAA
- a CDS encoding biotin/lipoyl-binding protein yields the protein MDRKKIKIILISTAGVLLAGTAVWFGMTKFKKATVSVYSMEELIQPVFGDMPSLEGSVSTSVSQQVHLADQQIVSQVFVKEGQEVKEGDPLLSYDMTLVNLDLEMEKLNKEQLEVKKKGLEQEIKKLKEDRSQMSSTKNQYKLQMLTEEAESRLLVEITTDEQQEQQQEQNQEGENTENGSDEDTNQPEQPPVTPETPPQEPENENPDEKPEENPEEPPVEMPSGAYQRLYRDITLDSMAFPENDAIIENAIPYKRKGDNSEYDVYLCRQNVLIQGEFLNQLAGFDASGERVRDPYACVLEVRSEDSTDGVLLASMTLDGAALESRVEPSAWFATSLGKNQWEELLPEEPEDGEWEELPEGMGDIMPEEEIIGGYSKEELEKAIGEKERELASNALDIKEAQLKIQKVERQLQEETVKSTVNGIVKSVGDPAKGEIDGEPFLIVESSGGVYIQGVVAENVLDKVQAGQILTGMGYESMMGFEAEVKEVSPYPQDNYFMGSDREVSYYPFTAFIKEGTGLKANEMVSLDVPQGENSIQGIFISKQFVRNKDGEDFVYKEGKNGKLEKQIVRTGQIFYGEMVEIKDGITSEDYLAFPYGKKVKEGAKVKRSEVSELYNMY from the coding sequence AGCCCGTTTTTGGGGATATGCCAAGCCTGGAGGGCTCTGTTTCCACCAGTGTATCCCAGCAGGTGCATCTGGCGGACCAGCAGATTGTATCTCAGGTTTTTGTAAAGGAAGGACAGGAGGTCAAAGAGGGAGATCCGCTTTTGTCTTATGATATGACACTGGTTAATCTGGATTTGGAAATGGAAAAGCTAAATAAAGAGCAGCTGGAAGTGAAAAAGAAAGGATTGGAGCAGGAGATAAAGAAACTGAAAGAGGACAGAAGTCAGATGTCTTCTACAAAAAATCAGTATAAACTCCAGATGCTTACAGAAGAGGCAGAAAGTCGGCTGCTTGTGGAAATAACAACTGACGAGCAGCAGGAACAGCAGCAGGAACAGAATCAGGAAGGTGAAAATACGGAAAACGGCTCTGATGAAGATACAAATCAACCGGAACAGCCTCCTGTTACACCGGAAACACCGCCACAGGAGCCGGAAAATGAGAATCCAGATGAGAAACCGGAAGAAAATCCAGAAGAGCCTCCGGTGGAGATGCCTTCCGGTGCATATCAGAGATTATATAGGGATATTACCCTGGACAGTATGGCTTTTCCGGAGAACGATGCAATCATAGAAAATGCCATTCCCTATAAGCGAAAAGGAGATAACAGCGAGTATGATGTATATCTTTGCAGGCAGAATGTTCTGATTCAGGGAGAGTTTTTAAATCAGCTGGCAGGATTTGACGCATCAGGAGAACGGGTAAGAGATCCTTATGCCTGTGTTTTAGAGGTACGCAGCGAGGACAGTACAGATGGTGTTCTTCTGGCGTCCATGACCCTGGACGGAGCAGCTCTGGAGAGCAGAGTAGAGCCTTCTGCCTGGTTTGCTACCAGCCTTGGAAAGAATCAGTGGGAAGAACTGCTTCCGGAAGAACCGGAGGACGGAGAGTGGGAAGAGCTCCCGGAAGGTATGGGGGATATAATGCCGGAAGAAGAGATTATCGGTGGTTATTCCAAAGAGGAACTGGAAAAAGCTATTGGAGAAAAGGAACGGGAACTTGCTTCCAATGCCCTTGATATTAAGGAAGCGCAGCTTAAGATTCAGAAGGTAGAGCGACAGCTTCAGGAGGAAACCGTAAAAAGCACGGTGAATGGTATTGTGAAAAGTGTGGGAGATCCTGCAAAGGGAGAAATAGACGGAGAACCGTTTCTCATCGTAGAAAGCAGCGGCGGCGTCTATATTCAGGGAGTTGTAGCTGAAAATGTGCTGGATAAGGTGCAGGCAGGACAGATACTGACCGGCATGGGATATGAATCCATGATGGGCTTTGAGGCAGAGGTAAAAGAAGTTTCTCCCTATCCTCAGGACAATTATTTTATGGGCAGTGACAGGGAAGTATCCTATTACCCATTTACCGCTTTTATCAAAGAAGGAACAGGACTAAAGGCAAATGAAATGGTGAGTCTGGACGTGCCTCAGGGAGAGAATAGTATCCAGGGGATTTTTATCAGCAAACAGTTTGTCCGGAACAAGGATGGCGAGGATTTTGTCTATAAAGAAGGAAAAAACGGAAAGCTGGAGAAACAGATTGTCCGGACCGGACAGATTTTCTACGGAGAAATGGTAGAAATCAAAGATGGCATAACATCGGAGGATTACCTTGCCTTTCCTTACGGAAAAAAGGTGAAAGAAGGGGCAAAGGTAAAAAGAAGTGAAGTTTCAGAACTTTACAATATGTATTAA